From a single Sinomonas atrocyanea genomic region:
- a CDS encoding NAD-dependent succinate-semialdehyde dehydrogenase, which translates to MNNYRSVNPATGELLAEYPILPDEALAGLADRSQRAYSSWRWEAVEKRADLLVRTADLYAERADDLAKIATEEMGKPIAEARKEAQLAAAIFRYYGLKGPELLADEVLHPRSGDNAVVRSAPLGPLLGIMPWNYPYYQVARFAAPNLLLGNTIILKHARSVPGAALAIEALFHEAGLPAHTYQNAFVSTGQVADLIADPRICGVSLTGSEKAGTAVAEIAGRHLKKHVLELGGADPFIVLDDRNLDRTVRLAVLGRINNGGQACAASKRFIVLDEAYESFVTAFAAAMAGIKPGDPTDPDTLLGPLSSEAAVEELLDQIRDATDQGAVILAGGRRADRPGAFLEATVLTDVTPQMRAYHEELFGPVAVVHRAASVDEAVEIANDSPFGLGAAVFTADEALGHDVADRLEAGMVTVNGVTQTQPDLPFGGVKGSGIGRELGRYGLEEFVNKKLIRVPHMAGRQIGSAENNPKAPAAAPQS; encoded by the coding sequence GTGAACAACTACAGATCCGTCAACCCTGCAACCGGCGAGCTTCTCGCGGAATACCCGATCCTCCCTGACGAGGCACTCGCCGGGCTGGCCGACCGCTCCCAGCGGGCCTACAGCTCGTGGCGCTGGGAGGCTGTCGAGAAGCGGGCCGACCTGCTGGTCAGGACCGCCGACCTCTACGCCGAACGCGCCGACGACCTCGCCAAGATCGCGACCGAAGAAATGGGCAAGCCCATTGCCGAGGCGCGCAAAGAGGCCCAGCTCGCCGCGGCCATCTTCCGGTACTACGGCCTCAAAGGCCCCGAGCTCCTGGCCGACGAAGTCCTGCACCCCCGCAGCGGCGACAATGCAGTCGTCCGCTCCGCTCCCCTCGGCCCGCTCCTGGGCATCATGCCCTGGAACTACCCCTACTACCAGGTGGCCCGCTTCGCCGCACCGAACCTGCTGCTGGGCAACACCATCATCCTCAAGCACGCGCGCAGCGTGCCCGGCGCTGCCCTCGCCATCGAGGCACTCTTCCACGAAGCAGGCCTCCCAGCGCACACCTACCAGAACGCCTTCGTCTCCACCGGCCAGGTGGCGGACCTCATCGCCGACCCCCGGATCTGCGGCGTCTCCCTCACCGGCTCTGAGAAGGCTGGAACCGCCGTTGCCGAGATCGCAGGGCGCCACCTGAAGAAGCACGTCCTCGAACTCGGCGGGGCCGATCCCTTCATCGTCCTTGACGACCGCAATCTGGACCGCACCGTCCGGCTGGCAGTACTCGGCCGCATCAACAACGGCGGACAGGCGTGCGCCGCCTCCAAACGGTTCATCGTCCTGGACGAAGCCTACGAGTCCTTCGTGACCGCCTTCGCCGCCGCTATGGCCGGCATCAAGCCCGGCGACCCCACCGACCCCGACACCCTGCTGGGGCCGCTGTCCTCCGAAGCCGCCGTCGAAGAACTCCTCGACCAGATACGGGACGCGACCGACCAGGGCGCCGTCATCCTCGCCGGCGGACGACGAGCGGACCGGCCCGGAGCCTTCCTCGAAGCCACCGTCCTCACCGACGTCACGCCCCAGATGCGCGCCTACCACGAAGAGCTCTTCGGGCCCGTCGCCGTCGTCCACCGCGCAGCGTCGGTCGACGAGGCAGTCGAGATCGCGAATGACTCCCCCTTCGGCCTCGGAGCGGCCGTCTTCACCGCCGACGAAGCCCTGGGCCATGACGTCGCCGACCGGCTCGAAGCCGGCATGGTCACCGTGAACGGCGTGACCCAGACACAGCCCGACCTTCCCTTCGGCGGAGTCAAAGGCTCAGGAATCGGCCGAGAACTCGGACGCTACGGGCTCGAGGAATTCGTCAACAAGAAGCTCATCCGCGTTCCCCACATGGCCGGCAGGCAAATCGGATCGGCCGAAAACAACCCGAAAGCCCCAGCGGCCGCTCCCCAGTCGTAA